A stretch of the Ostrea edulis chromosome 9, xbOstEdul1.1, whole genome shotgun sequence genome encodes the following:
- the LOC125665665 gene encoding uncharacterized protein LOC125665665 yields the protein MIFTSPEQVSERIRVNFIFFIVRVLMWTEMEDKHQNLIKANYTILVKKMMAIRVAEHLYASNIITDEMRQRIEAEKTSYDQSRKLISIILRRGSRAFVGFRMALMKANQADLSRLLMNNDDDTKSEYEKKLAMARSLVIPTKERGDSGNQSKKATHPQSQEPRCRISLDDFNDLFLTVMPYKGTVYVHIRHLAESHGRLIATKKGVTFPLARWLKFESLLPDIQDYIDNIGKENGEVQWHIGGGVFVSLSPGYPTVDIRHFWKPDDAPEPIPTKKGVTLNGNKLARLRDALEEMHESVPEFKDTELCMFSESHQNQLGMLDCPECTPFGYDAQDNMSKECNVGDLQDVKSIESDLD from the coding sequence ATGATTTTCACCAGTCCTGAACAAGTCTCAGAGAGGATACGGGttaacttcattttttttattgtgagaGTTTTGATGTGGACAGAGATGGAGGATAAACATCAAAACCTTATTAAGGCAAACTACACTATATTGGTGAAGAAGATGATGGCAATTCGAGTCGCGGAACATTTGTATGCTTCAAACATAATTACCGACGAAATGAGGCAACGCATAGAAGCCGAGAAAACCAGTTACGACCAAAGCAGAAAACTGATTAGTATCATTTTACGTCGAGGATCGAGGGCTTTTGTGGGATTCCGAATGGCCTTAATGAAAGCCAATCAAGCTGATTTATCGAGACTCTTGATGAATAATGACGATGATACGAAGTCTGAATACGAAAAGAAATTAGCTATGGCAAGATCTTTAGTCATTCCTACCAAAGAAAGAGGAGATTCCGGAAACCAATCAAAGAAAGCTACACACCCTCAGTCTCAGGAGCCAAGATGTAGGATAAGTCTGGATGACTTTAATGACCTGTTCCTCACCGTCATGCCTTACAAGGGAACGGTTTACGTTCACATTCGCCATCTCGCAGAATCCCATGGTCGTCTCATTGCCACAAAGAAAGGAGTCACCTTTCCTTTGGCTCGTTGGTTAAAATTTGAATCCCTTCTTCCAGATATCCAAGACTACATAGACAACATTGGAAAGGAGAATGGAGAAGTGCAGTGGCATATTGGCGGAGGCGTGTTCGTCTCATTGTCACCTGGCTACCCTACAGTGGATATAAGACACTTTTGGAAGCCCGACGATGCCCCAGAACCCATACCGACAAAGAAGGGTGTCACTTTGAACGGAAACAAACTAGCCAGACTTAGAGATGCCCTTGAAGAAATGCATGAATCTGTTCCAGAGTTCAAAGACACCGAACTCTGTATGTTCAGCGAATCTCATCAAAATCAACTTGGAATGTTAGACTGTCCCGAATGTACCCCGTTCGGTTACGATGCCCAAGACAATATGTCCAAGGAATGCAATGTGGGAGATTTACAGGACGTGAAATCGATTGAGAGTGATCTTGATTGA